ACTCGCTTCCTCCTGTTGCTTTTTACATTTaggtttgtctttgttttgttcatgaaagcatgatctgctgctgctgctgctgctgatgctgctgctgatgctgctgctgctgacgcagttttcttggtctttggttttgttttagCTTTGCCACTGACCGGCTTTGACTTCTTTATCAGTTTCTTGGATTTCTGCCTCAAATTCTTCTCCCTCATCTGAATGTTGACTTTCTCCttgttctgattttttttttgattttccttCCTTGGTTGTGTTTCCTTCTTCATCATCGTTGCTGTTGTCGTCGTTGTAGGTTTGACCCGGCTgcttgttgctggtggtttggTGGGGAGTTTGAATTTTATTGGTGGTGGTCTCGTAGGTTTTTCACTTGTGTCCAGCACGGTCACTGAAATGCCACAGAAGCCATTATTAtaacttttattgatttatctcTGCAGTTACATATACGAGTATGTTGAATTTTATAGATTAGGACAGAACATTCAGcttccactttttaaagaaaaataaattgtgcATATTATCACTTTTCTGACTGTTTAACGGCTAATTATGTGAAACACTATTATTTTGAGTCATTAAACCAGAGATGTTTGGTGAATTATGCACAACTTTACATATAAATCTTTCTTTGGTGACCAAACACAAATATCTTGCATCTTAGTTTGTAAAAATGAAAGAGGTTGTATTTTGTCCACATTGACTTTGCTTTTTCATCCCAAAATGAAATGCATATGTCAGTTTGTCAGACAAGCTCAGTCAAAAAGAAATGTGCCTCTCAAAAAGTTGCCTCTCAAATGACTCAACGAGTCTGGTATGTGCAAACCATAAAAAATGACACTTTAAACTAtaagaggaaaaggaggagattAAAATGTaaggaaaaaaggaggagaCTTACGTTCCTGGGGCACAAATggaatttttttccctttcactttGACAGGCACTGGCTTCTGCTTACATTTCCCCGGAGGAGCTCTCCTGCACAGATTAAAACATAAGCAGTCACAGCCCCAGTTTGTGCATGATATGTCCCCAAAATACAAACCTCTACTGATCTTCATCTTGTTTCATTGCAGCCACAACCCAAGTATCAAGCAATTAAGCAACCATGCAATTGCAACTTTTGCATTTTTGACATAACAACACGTTTATTGGACCAAAGTGtggtttctttttgttcattggCTTCATGTGGTTAAAACTGTGTGGCGTTTTTACAACTTTAACTTTGTCTTTCCTCAAAAATAACCAGACTGCAAAAAGTAAGACAGTGGTTGCACTTTAAATGTTGTTGCACAAATAGAATCAGGAGACTTAACACTTGTCAAACAACATATCATTTGTCATGGCTGTAGACTGAAACTAGTACAAGGCAAAACACACCTAAAGTGCCACTAACAAGACCAAACATGgtgtattttaatgatttaagtgCACAGTCTGAAGTTCCTTTGGGTCATATCTAAATCTATGACAACCATGCAGCATTGTAACATCAGGGATATGTTTCAGAATTGGTGTTGAATGCAATAAATAGATAAGTCCATCATTTAGGACCTCAGCAACTACAGAGCAGTGGCACTAACATCTCATCTGATGAAGACAGAGAGGCTACTTCACTTCCATCTTCAGAAATTTAAATCATATGTTTGCCTTCAGGGCACGATTACAGGTCATTACCTggttgaataaaataaaaaaataaaaaatacaattttatgaTGGAATTACCCAGATTCCTCTTGTGTTAGTAACGAATCcatcccaaacagtgaaatataacAGACACTCTACCTGGAGGGATCCATGAATCTGAAAACCGCTCCAAAGGGAGAGGAGGAGCTTGGGTAAGCGGTGGCCAGAAAATACAGTTCCCCTGAAAAACAGAACAGGCTTTTCATTTCCATCACATTCATGGAATCAAAATAAGAGATGGAGGAAGTGTCACCTGCTTCATCCTCAGCAAATGAGATTATGAACTTGTGGTGATGATTGATGAGTCCAGGAAAAGAGCATGTTTTCGTGTCTCCCATGCACACGCGTCTTTCTTTCCAGTGTCCCGTTGTCTTGTCTTCTTCAAGTGCAAATATTCGTCTGCaaaattcaaacaaacactTCTCCACTTTGTGTTGATGTGAAAAATCAACTCCCACTGAAACTTAATTCTGGATGATTCTGCACTGAAGGTAAATCTCTGACTCACTGACGGGTTTGCTTCCCGGCTGCACTATTCTACAtactgatgtgtccttgggcaagacactgctggatatgaaagatgagtgatagaaaaacgGGTGAACGGctaaactgtagtgtaaagcagctttgagcggTCATCtgtgatataaatacaaaaccaTTGACCATCTATAAATCAAAGGCAGTTGAGCTTAACATAATAAAGTTATGGCTCGACTCCCATTGTCCAGTTTTTATACAAAGTCATTTGAATTCCTTAGTTGctcaataaagtaaaaaaattgaCCGCTGACAAAAATAGCTGACAGAAAGAACAATCTTACCCACTCATAAAGTCTCCAAATATGTACAGGCCGTTGAGATTGGGTGATTCACATCCTCGGTACACAAATCCCCCTGTCACAGATTTCCCAACATGATGACTGTAGGCAAAGATAGGTAGGACGTCGTCTGTCGTGGCACAGAATGAAACACTGTGTTAACTCAAATCTGGCAGATTATGGCAGAAATAACAGGTGGTGAGTGGAAAAATACTCACTCAGTGTGGAGTTGTGGCACAGGTTCAGATCGTAGCACTCGAAACCTTCTTTAGCTCTCCATCCATAGTTTCCTCCTTTCACAATAATGTCAATCTCCTCATAGCGGTTTTGACCGACATCTCCACAGAATATCCTGGCCCGGCCACGCTGGCTCACTGGGTCTCCACGGTCCACAGAGCATCGCCACATGTTTCTCACCCCGTATGCGTACACCTCTGGCCGGGCGTCTGGGTCACCGATGAAAGGGTTATCGTGGGGGATTGTGTATTGTTTCCCTCTGGGGTCCCTTACATCCACATCAACCCGGAGTACTTTTCCCAACAAAGCACTCCTggacaggaaaacaacaacaatatttacCAAAGGTTAATAGTTATGACTTCATTTTACTTTGCAACAGAAACATATACAATAAGTGGAAGATTTTATTGCTgacttttaacattttaaatagatttaGAAGATCTTATTTAGTAGATCTTATTTAGTAGATCTTTTTTTAGAAGATCTTATTTAGTAGATCTTTTTAGAAGATCTTTTTTCGTAGATCTTATTTAGTAGATCTTTTTTAGAAGATCTTTTGAGCCTCCACACCCCTATGAGAGCACTGCGGTCAACCAACCAGGTTCTCTTAGATGTTCCTAGATCCAGGTTGAAACTTTGAGGTGATGAAGCTTTTTCAGTGACCGCTCCAAATCTGTGGAACAGTTCACCATTCCATGCATGCCCTGATTGAAGTTCTCCTGCTTGAATCTCACCTCTTGTCACTCGAGTGGAATATAACATCTAAATTTAGAAcagtttttatggtttttatcTTCTCCctactttgttgttttattggttttatattttccttatttgattaccttgtttatttattattatacctTGTTGtttaatgtgctttataaataaacttGACCTTATTAGTATCTCGGGGTGTTGCCTGGAGCAGTGGGAAGCTAAAAACAAGTTAGTCAAAAGATTTGGTCAAATGCTAATTGTTAGGTTAAAGTAGTGGTGAAATGCCTCCTGGGTTTGGTTAAAGTTTTTCAATATTTAGCTTAAAGTGGTaaataaatggtcaaaaagTTAGTGTCGGTGTGTGCACATGAGTGAACTATTCGGCTAAACTCACCCTTGTCACGCATGTAAGATAACCTTTGGTGGCCATAGGCTACTATAGCAACAGTGTAAAGGTTTTCTATTCAAAATCATGATGACATGAGCTCATTTGGACAGGTGCTTCACGTTTAAAGGTCAGGTGTTTTTCTGACAAACCTGTGCCCACTCTTGGTTCACACTCTTGAGGAATCTTACTTGTTCTGTGCATTTCCGTACTTCCCAAATGGATCACCGGCTTTTCCACCATCTCCAgtgaaaatgtacaaatatcCATCCAAGCCGAACAGCAACTGTCCTCCATTGTGGTTTGCAGCCGGCTCCTCAATCTCTAAAATGACTCTGAaggtaaaaaattaaaaaaaacaaatatatgtgtaaattatttttatctttaattcTGCCCTCAGGCCATGTTTCATCCTTCTTTTACATTCTTAACTTAAAAGAAGGATGGTTTTTTACATTGTTAGCTGAAATAATGGGAGTTGCAACCACCTGAACACTTCATCAGTTGTGCATAGAaaccacaatttaaaacatGCCATTCACAAATTGCCAAGACTTTctttgacaatttaaaaaaccGAAATACATAAACTTTAGAATCCCTTCATAATCCTTGCAGGATGGGAACATAGTGgcttatatttatttagtatCTCATACCAAACCCTAACCCCAATAATATATGCGGTTCTCTAACTTGTTATACCAAAGCTCTCCTGAGATCATAATGAGCTCCCTCACTAACACctttatcaccaacattaaaacacagaggTGTAAATCAtctgagcaaagtcagctacacttttcacaggaggGAGATTTTATTCTCGATCAGATCATTTACtctctcgtcatcctcctcttcctcacatatacttcataCAGTGGTAAAATGAAAtcagatgaagatggagcgacagataaggtgactctaattattattattattgcttcattttctatgcacaccggtcaaaattcctcagctccactgctttggtatcagacatgaaaaagtggTGTCGTGCCATTCCTACAATTAGCTTTTAAACTGCCACTAACCTTTCTGAATGTATTCAATGGTTAAATCAATGTATTTTACTTTAtgaaaaaaagggttttaaaTATTCACCATGGTCAGTTTGTGcttgtttataaaaaaagagaaagctgTGTACCTCTCAGATTGATGATCAGCCAGGTTCATATCATGGGCAGACACATTCATCTCACTGATTCTGATTTTCTCCAGTTTGCCATCAACCTGGATGGAGTAGTAGATGAAGAAGCGTCCGTTGTCCCTGTACTTGGGGTGGAATGCCATCCCCAGGAAACCTCTCTCGTCCCCCAGCCAGGGCGTGGTCATCACCTCCCCGCTCATGTCCAGGAACGGCTGCTCCAGCCGACTGCCGTCGCGCAGGTACACCCACACAAAGCCCACCTGTTCGGCGATGAACATGCGGTGTGTGTCATCACCACTGTGCAACATCAGCACAGGGTTCCTGAGACTGTTGGCCACCTCTGTCAGGCACAGCTGCAGACACCCTCTGGGGTCCTGCACCACCTGACCCAGGTTGCTGTTGAGGTCAGGTGTCTTCAGAACGTTGGGGTAACAGTAGTCCTTGTCGGAGAGGTCCAGTATGCTGCAGAACGTGGACACGTCCCGTTCGGCAGCGTCCTGCAGAACCTGGTTCCCGCTTAGGTATTTCAGCACATGGCGACATTTGCTGTGAAAGTCGGAGCAGTAGTGGAAGCAGAGGCCAGGAAGTTCTCTGACAGGTGTGTACGGGTCCTCGGCATCGTAAAGATGTGCGGCATAAGGAGAACACTCCtgacaaaacatgacacactACAGTGTTATCACAGTGCTATGAGGTGTTCTGTGAAAACATGGTGACAGTGCAATAGTGgtgagcactgttgcctcacagcaagaaggtactgggtttgattcccagcctgggacctttctgcgtggagttctttctgcatgttctccccgtgcagtgttgtaatgtaacaaagtacaaatacttcattactctgcttaagtacaaaattcatgtatctAACTCATGTACTTTATTAATTATATTTCTAGTAATTTGTACTtatactccactacatttcctctaactatttttgttactcgttactaccaaataaaaccagCTTTTCAAGTCTTGAGCTGTTTTACTGTCTACAGTTTTTACACGCTTCAACATGTGCTTAAGTGTCTTTGCCCAAGGACGcatatagacgagcagagccaggaagtgaacccacaaccttccagttgaaagacaactgtatgtaactgtatgtgtgcatatatacatgtatgtgtatacatatatatacatatatatacatgtatatatatatatatacatagttgtgtgcaagtgttttcccccttcctgatttcttatttacGAATGTATGAATGTTGGACACAGTCTGGTCTGATCTGGCTCTGATCAACAACCCTCCATCTAACCTCGAAATGtcagttgtataatgacaataaagatcctttcctttTGTCCTTTACCAGAgaggacaataaaaacaacaacaaataaccaaataaaatctgcaCTAGCATAAGTGTACAATGTGCTTGTCTCACTGttggataaaaatgtcatttgatcactgcttactctcctgcaccaaagtccattgagaaatgGTGCATTTTGAAGTAGCTGGGTTACAGGAGATGCTGGTCTTCTGCTCCCTCCTTtgctaagtttgtgtcactttggtgcatcaaaacaaagattttcagagaataaaacacGGTGAACTTAATAATGGAGGCATGAAAACTCCTGTGTGTCTTgttgtaaaatcacagattgtTTCTATGAGCTTTGGTGCAGAGTGAGCACTTTATGTgacacaagtgacacaaacttcagtttcctgctggaaaacACTCCTGCTTGATTTGTATTAGGTGATAATTTTGTTTAGTGGCTTCAATCGTCGTTTCATGACGTCTCCATTAGCAAGCAGCCCTGTTTTCACTGATGCTGTTTCTCAGTGCAGCAAACTTTCAGCACCACCTTCAGCCTAACTTCAAAAACTGCAACcatcacattaaagaagcacTTGTGTTCACTTGATTGTGGCTTTAGACACAGAGTCGTCCAAGAATGGGTCCTCACCCCCCATTCTCAACAAACTCCCTCTTGCCTTCGCCCTGCAATCTAATTTTAACGTCCTGTGCCTCAGACTTGCACACCTTCAATTAGTTTTCTCTGCAGAATTATTGGTTATGGACCTTATTCCTGTAATAAAATCTCTCTTTACGCCTTGGATAACTCATAATTACCAAATTACTTCACCTTTTCTAAACTGTCTTCACTCCAACTGTTAATTCAAATTGTATTAAATAGACGTTGAGTCAAAGAAAACTGTTAATTACAACAAATTAAAGTTTCATTGCCTCAAGACTTTGATCATTTTACAGATGTAATTCTCATAATGAAgatgactttatttttaaaacttgaTATGTATGAACGTTGAGCGTTGTAGACCATGtcatttcaataattaaataatcataatttaaaTATAACCCAAGAAAATTAGTCAATCTGAAACGGaataaaaaggggggggggggggctataaACATTCTCCACAATTATGGCTGcaatttatgattattttcataatcgattcatcacaGTTGAtctttgtttcccaaacctggaaatcaagACGTTCTCAACCACAATTATTCACTTTGTTTCTGATCTGGAGCAAATAAATCACttaacattcacatttacagtaagaaACTGGAGAGAAGTCAGAAGAGAAGTCATTTTAATTCTTCAAATATGTTGATAATTCTATTGTTATAGTTGCACACTTTTTTCCaaacagaagacagaaaatCCGTGTGTACCTGGCACATGATTTCCTTCAACATGTCAGCACAGAGCTCGTGACCCGCCACCTCCAGCTGATCCACGATGTCCCAGTATCTCTCCGCGATCATGTTGTCCCTTTTCTGGTCACAGCATCCGAACTCCTCGTACTGCCTGCAGAACTCCAGGTGCCACTGAGGTTTGAAAGGCGGCTCGAAGTCCAAACACTGAGGATGAGCTGATGCCTCCTGGACCAGGacctggaccaggaccagggACAGCATCACTGACACGATCAGTGGGATGGAATCGGGAGTCCTCGGCTTGTTTCTGGTTGAGCTCATTCCTGGAGCCGCGGCGCATAAAGACGCACAGTCGGTTCCTCCGCGTGGATGGAGCGCGGCATCTTGTGTGCTTGCCATGTTGTTTGCCCAGATCTGCATCTGTCCGCTCTCCTTTATGTATGAGCCAGAGGTGCGTGACGTGCGCAGTCTCTGCCCCGTTTgagtgacaaataaaacaaaaaaagtttaaagtgtaaaatgtataattaagtTAATATAATTATGTTTTCTTATGTCTTAATAACAGAATCAGCAAAGACGGCAAAACCAATACACATTTTACTTCAACTGTTTCGAtacataatattttatttatcacttCAGAGAAGAAAAAGTTGATCAGAACACAATGTTACCaaaaacagatcaaataaaacatgaatatcaCAAGGAACGTGTGCTTCTTTATAAGAAATATGAGCCTTAAATTATGACAAattaatacaacaataaaatataaatagacTGTGATGAAAACAATAACACGTATCCTTATAAAACTTTACACACTAAAAAGTAACCCTAACACATAACAGTTAATAACcataaggttagggttaggcttaCTTATTCAAATCTTTGGCCAAAACTTAaaccagagcctcagaaatgacgttctgcctcattaggacaaggttttgatctccatgaggatgactggtcctgacaaggtcaatgtttatgacagaaaacacacacacacacacacgtttgcacagctgCTCTTGTTAGGACACTGCTTTGACCTCCATTATTTAAGAGTATTATTTAACAAAGTCTTATCAATAACCTTCACCATAATACCTCACAAGTCCAACCTCTTAAACCAGAGGTTCTGCTTATTATAGGTTTTCATCTCtgtgaggacgactggtcctgaaaaAGTCAGGGTTTATGCCAggaaatgtcctaaagaggtaacaaatacatacacacacacacacacacacagagagagagagagagagagagagtgttgagGCAggcaaacatcacacaaacagataTTTTGTCTCACATTCATGTCAAAGTGCCTCAGGGCAGCAGTGTGCTGTCTCTGTGCAATGACTTGGCAGCAGCTCCAGTATATGATGACAGTGTATGTAGCACAGGTGCCATGATACACAGTTACTGTCCTGGCACGCCAACACATTTCCATTTGAGTGTAGCCGACAGAAAACCTATGTGTCATCATTTTGCACCagggccaaaaaaatggaaatgcatGAACTTCCAGTACAGACCTCCGTGTCATGAGCAACATAAATGTAAAGGCTTGTACTACTTTGTGTTCTCCTCTTTATGCAGTCATTGAAACCAcaatataactatatatatgcACTGGATTAAAGGTAATGTCATCTGACATCAGGGTCCTGTTTTAacatgttaaaggaatacttcaacCATTTGCATTAAGCTTTGTTTTAATAGAATAGCagttgtatttttgaaaaatcgtGTTCTTCACTTCACAATTTGTGGTCAAATACTGTGTGAACTAAACTAATCTTTGGTCAGATAAAACAAGAATTgaaattgaatgactttattatttctgaataattaaatatatttaaaaatttCAAAActgttgcatttatttttaatgacttcGTGGTCCGTTTGTAGTACCTTCACTGCCCAACAGAGGGATTCGCTGCTCTGaatatataaattaaatcataaatcataaattaaaaatatcggACTGACTTGTGCTATTATATTCCAcatactttaaaaagaaaaagtaaaactcCACTTAAGGAATGTTagacacttttttaatactgcGAAAACACAAAAACGTATCAAATATAAACAGGTTATAATAAcaggtaaataataaataatgacgAGATTACGCGCTTtctccagcagatggcagtaaCCGGTCTACGAGTGCATCTAAACGTAGAAGCGGAAGCGGAACTTCGTAACTTCTTTTTATTTCGCATTTGTTTTGATGGGGAGAAAAAAGTGTCAAGCTAAAGGAAATACACGTAGTGAACATTCAATGATACACTTCAGGTTAAGCTATTGAGTAAAAATACCTTTTCGAGAGGTCATTTCACGCGCAAAAGCCAAACACaacttattttaatattttctttggtttttatttgagTTCAGTGGGAGATATTTTCCTGAAAAACCAAACgtgtactttattttgaaggcaagATACAAACACTTCCGGTAGCATATATGCTCACCGCGTTCAACTGGATGTACGGTGATAAGGCGCTGCTTAGTCTggcatcaaaataaaatgtgttttatatcaCAAATGCGGCTCAAACCCACTGCTATGGCGCCTTAAAACCCTGGAGGAAGAAGCGGGTCCATGCTCGGAGGGTGAACGGAGTTAGTGCACTTTTTCACCGCTGAGCCGAGACGCTTCTCCCCCGAAAAACCCAGACGGCTTCTGCGGTCGCTGCTACAATGAGCTCGGAGCACCGGAGCGCCAGCGAGGACGCCGACGAGTCGCAGGACAGGCCCGACGGCGACAAAGAGGCAGACCCTGACATCGAAGACTCCGAGGAGGACGATGACATCGCCCGGCAGGATACAGCTTCACTGTCCGGGAGCGGTGGACAGCGGCCGGAGCGCAGTGCGAGGTCTCCGGCGTCAGATGAGCGGGAGTCCTGTTCACAACCGAGCACCGCGCCGCAGACAGGGCGCAGCTGCGACGGCGTTTGCGGGGGAAATAGACTGTTTTCATGGCTGCAGAGCAGGACTATTAGACGAGGGGTGTTTGTAGATCCAGCCCGGGACAACTTCAGGACAATGACCAGTTTGTACTGCTCTATGAATCCGGCTGTGGAGTCTGTCAACCTGAGCACCCAGACCCACGGAGCGGTGTTTAACCTGGAGTATTCCCCGGACGGGTGAGAAATTGTTAGGCCTCTTGCCTGGAGCTCATGTCCACAGGTTTTACAATGTTTAGAAAAGACTATAAAAAATGGCCTGGTAATCATCGCCACTGTTGAATATTGTTGTGAAAATGGCTTTAATTTAGCTACTTAATTTAAGTGTAAAAGGGACAGTGTGCACAATCGTTGTCTCGATACCAGTTCTGTctaataccgatatcacaacgtCAGGTTTTTACCAACATTGATATCAATTGGACACAGTCTGTAAACAATTTAACAAAACAATGCATGTCCGTGTGTCTGCAGAGGTCCACTATGGTCTGGGTGACAGAAAGTTTACAATTCGCCCCATAGGCTTCATTACCTTTCTATCTGGGGAGGACTAGTCGCCCTCAGGTATCTGGGTTTCACAAATGGCACTTCCATTTTACACTTGCAGCATGACTCCactactgttttgttttcttcttctccatccgTGATAGAACCATCAGCGATAAAAcggcaggtaccaggttctatcacggatgaagaagaagaaaaacggcaggtaccaggttctatcactgatgaagaagaagaaaaacagcaggtaccaggttctatcactgatgaagaagaagaaaaacagcaggtaccaggttctatctcttatggagaagaaaaacagcagaaaccaggttctatcactgatggagaagaagaaaaacagcaggtaccaggttatATCTCTgatagagaagaaaaacagcaggaaccaggttctatcactgatggagaagaagaaaaacagcaggtaccaggttctatcacggatgaagaagaagaaaaacggcaggtaccaggttctatcactgatggagaagaagaaaaacagcaggtaccaggttctatctcttatggagaagaaaagcagcagaaaccaggttctatcactgatggagaagaagaaaaacagcaggtaccaggttatATCTCTgatagagaagaaaaacagcaggaaccaggttctatcactgatggagaagaagaaaaacagcaggtaccaggttctatcacggatgaagaagaagaaaaacggcaggtaccaggttctatcactgatggagaagaagaaaaacagcaggtaccaggttctatctcttatggagaagaaaagcagcagaaaccaggttctatcactgatggagaagaagaaaaacagcaggtaccaggttctatcactgatggagaagaagaaaaacagcaggtaccaggttctatcactgatggagaagaagaaacaagtcttcttgtttcttcttctccattgaGGACCGGCGCGTGTCGAGTgtataatagaaaaacaccatATGCAAATCAAAGGAGAACAACATATTCTCTGGTGTGTGAAGGTATGTTATTATCTGtagtttcaccattagatgtcactaattgttACTCACCCGACCTTAAATGGAGTTTTTCAGTGATTGAAACCTAAATCCATTCTAAATGAGTAAAgttgtgtatgtctgtgttcaGGTCTGTGTTGACTGTGGCCTGTGAACAGACTGAGGTGCTGTTGTTCGATCCCATCTCATCCAGACACATCAAAACGCTGACGGAGGCCCACGAGGACTGTGTCAACAACATCAGGTTCTTTTCCAACATTTCTTTAACTCATCTTACGGTGACAGatcacaaatgtaaacatttaagaaTGCAGTGTATTTTCCCTCTGTGCCATCGCAGGTTTTTGGACAATCGTTTGTTTGCCACCTGCTCTGACGACACCACTATTGCATTATGGGATCTCCGTAAACTGAACTCAAAGGTTTGCTCGTTGCATGGCCACGCCAGCTGGGTGAAAAACATCGAGTACGACACCAACACGCGTCTCCTCGTCACGTCTGGCTTTG
This genomic interval from Solea solea chromosome 18, fSolSol10.1, whole genome shotgun sequence contains the following:
- the hhipl2 gene encoding HHIP-like protein 2 → MASTQDAALHPRGGTDCASLCAAAPGMSSTRNKPRTPDSIPLIVSVMLSLVLVQVLVQEASAHPQCLDFEPPFKPQWHLEFCRQYEEFGCCDQKRDNMIAERYWDIVDQLEVAGHELCADMLKEIMCQECSPYAAHLYDAEDPYTPVRELPGLCFHYCSDFHSKCRHVLKYLSGNQVLQDAAERDVSTFCSILDLSDKDYCYPNVLKTPDLNSNLGQVVQDPRGCLQLCLTEVANSLRNPVLMLHSGDDTHRMFIAEQVGFVWVYLRDGSRLEQPFLDMSGEVMTTPWLGDERGFLGMAFHPKYRDNGRFFIYYSIQVDGKLEKIRISEMNVSAHDMNLADHQSERVILEIEEPAANHNGGQLLFGLDGYLYIFTGDGGKAGDPFGKYGNAQNKSALLGKVLRVDVDVRDPRGKQYTIPHDNPFIGDPDARPEVYAYGVRNMWRCSVDRGDPVSQRGRARIFCGDVGQNRYEEIDIIVKGGNYGWRAKEGFECYDLNLCHNSTLNDVLPIFAYSHHVGKSVTGGFVYRGCESPNLNGLYIFGDFMSGRIFALEEDKTTGHWKERRVCMGDTKTCSFPGLINHHHKFIISFAEDEAGELYFLATAYPSSSSPFGAVFRFMDPSRRAPPGKCKQKPVPVKVKGKKIPFVPQELTVLDTSEKPTRPPPIKFKLPTKPPATSSRVKPTTTTTATMMKKETQPRKENQKKNQNKEKVNIQMREKNLRQKSKKLIKKSKPVSGKAKTKPKTKKTASAAAASAAASAAAAAADHAFMNKTKTNLNVKSNRRKRVNAFMPRVR